Proteins encoded by one window of Salmonirosea aquatica:
- a CDS encoding circularly permuted type 2 ATP-grasp protein has translation MKFSFSDYSTENFYDEMFNSDGQIRRGYEILKNKFEGLTSQDLLGRQQAAEHSMLSMGITFNVYFEGEGTERTMPIDIIPRIITGAEWAHLEKGLKQRIKALNMFIHDVYNDQKILNDDVVPRDLIESSQSFLRACMGIKPPKGIWCHITGTDLIRGEDGTFMVLEDNLRCPSGVSYMLENRELSKQIFPEVLASTGVRPVSDYGTRLLEMLQYLSDRPNPTVAVLTPGIYNSAYFEHSYLAQQMGVELVDARDLVVSDGYVKMRTTKGFEIVDVIYRRLDDTFLDPLAFNPKSMLGVPGIFEVFKNGKVALANAPGTGVADDKVIYAYVPRIIEYYLGEEAIIPNVKTYICREKEDFDYVLENIEQLVVKEANEAGGYGMLIGPKAPPEEHELFRQKIRDNPRNYIAQPTISLSRVPCMIEDHAEGRHVDLRPYILYGEDIHVIPGGLTRVALRKGSLVVNSSQGGGGKDTWVLY, from the coding sequence ATGAAATTTTCCTTTTCTGATTATAGTACTGAAAATTTTTATGATGAGATGTTCAATTCCGACGGACAAATCCGCCGGGGTTACGAAATCTTGAAGAACAAATTTGAGGGTCTGACCAGCCAGGATTTACTCGGTCGCCAACAGGCTGCTGAGCACTCCATGCTGTCGATGGGAATTACTTTTAATGTTTACTTTGAAGGAGAAGGAACCGAGCGTACGATGCCCATCGACATCATTCCGCGGATCATCACCGGGGCCGAGTGGGCGCATTTGGAAAAAGGACTCAAGCAACGCATCAAAGCGCTCAACATGTTCATTCATGATGTGTACAATGATCAAAAAATTCTGAACGACGACGTTGTGCCCCGTGACCTGATCGAATCCAGTCAGTCGTTTTTAAGAGCCTGCATGGGTATCAAGCCACCGAAGGGCATCTGGTGTCATATCACGGGCACCGACCTGATCCGGGGCGAGGATGGTACCTTCATGGTGCTGGAAGACAATCTGCGCTGTCCGTCGGGCGTGTCGTACATGCTCGAAAATCGGGAACTGTCCAAGCAGATATTCCCCGAAGTACTGGCCAGTACGGGCGTACGGCCGGTGTCGGACTACGGAACCCGACTGCTCGAAATGCTCCAGTACCTTAGCGATCGACCTAATCCGACCGTGGCCGTGCTGACGCCGGGCATCTATAATTCGGCCTATTTTGAGCATTCCTACCTGGCCCAGCAGATGGGGGTCGAACTGGTGGATGCTCGTGATCTGGTCGTTTCGGATGGCTATGTTAAGATGCGTACCACCAAGGGTTTTGAGATTGTGGATGTCATTTATCGCCGCCTGGACGATACTTTTCTCGATCCCCTAGCTTTTAATCCCAAGTCCATGCTGGGTGTTCCGGGTATTTTCGAAGTGTTCAAAAACGGAAAAGTAGCGCTGGCCAACGCACCCGGTACGGGCGTGGCCGACGATAAGGTAATTTATGCCTACGTACCCCGCATCATTGAGTACTACCTGGGCGAGGAAGCTATTATCCCCAATGTGAAAACCTACATCTGCCGGGAAAAGGAGGATTTTGACTATGTGTTGGAAAATATCGAGCAATTGGTGGTGAAGGAGGCCAACGAAGCAGGCGGCTACGGGATGCTGATCGGCCCCAAAGCCCCGCCTGAAGAGCACGAACTGTTCCGCCAGAAAATCCGCGATAACCCCCGTAACTACATCGCGCAGCCTACCATTTCACTCTCGCGGGTACCTTGCATGATCGAGGACCACGCTGAGGGGCGGCACGTGGATTTACGGCCCTACATTCTCTATGGTGAGGATATTCACGTAATTCCTGGTGGACTTACCCGCGTGGCGCTGCGCAAAGGTTCGCTCGTGGTCAATTCGTCGCAGGGCGGCGGCGGAAAGGATACCTGGGTACTTTATTAG
- a CDS encoding DUF5723 family protein, which yields MTRLLLPVSFMVFLLGAPVCSQHLPGVAMGNYAGTQALYHNPAFVADSRYSVHANLVGAQMYLANNHIKYDVPYSFLSLLTNTVPNRYRNEKGAIILPRTDLEQKLNGRPKHLNLGLEARGPSLMVSLLDGKVGFGLSSRLRTVLNLTQTTEPIARALRGRGKGEDIQRQLFENQSSTLHINGLGEVALTLGGVLMDNETDFFKVGITAKRLIGLYNAHILVDDGSFSILPDANYANEKELIRLPSISTRYGYTTDRAFKDIRPTPAWLLGNAPAGSGWGFDLGMVYEYRPSIQRYTYTERGVRRRDGSKNKYLYRLSVALTDVGSVRFKNPNYVSAFQADTSNRTLRYARFQKLKGTEGFFNAVNQSLGVDPNARTTSFRSVLPMALQTSLDYQIQPNVYVNALWVQNLVSAKAFGMKGESVLAITPRYEHRWYEVSVPLSVMNRYGSLGIGLAGRVGPVWFGTDHLTGLLNIGKPKTFNLYAGVSAGLFRRPPRSPNACFLPDGETFWQRLFRKRY from the coding sequence ATGACCCGACTTTTACTCCCGGTTTCTTTCATGGTGTTCCTTCTGGGAGCGCCCGTCTGCTCCCAGCATCTGCCCGGCGTGGCCATGGGGAATTACGCCGGCACGCAGGCGCTATACCACAATCCGGCTTTCGTCGCCGACTCCCGGTACAGTGTTCACGCCAATCTGGTGGGAGCACAAATGTACCTGGCCAATAACCACATCAAGTACGATGTACCCTACTCTTTCCTGAGCCTGCTTACCAATACGGTCCCGAACCGCTACCGCAACGAAAAAGGGGCAATTATTTTGCCCCGCACGGATCTCGAACAAAAACTGAATGGACGTCCCAAGCACCTTAATCTGGGCTTAGAAGCCCGGGGCCCCTCCCTGATGGTTTCTTTGCTCGACGGCAAGGTAGGTTTCGGCCTGAGTTCCCGGCTACGTACCGTCCTGAATCTCACGCAAACCACTGAGCCGATAGCCCGAGCCCTGCGCGGCAGGGGCAAAGGAGAGGATATCCAGCGTCAACTCTTCGAAAACCAGTCAAGTACCCTGCATATCAATGGTTTGGGTGAAGTAGCTTTAACGCTGGGTGGCGTGTTGATGGATAATGAAACCGATTTTTTCAAGGTAGGTATCACCGCTAAGCGGCTGATCGGCCTATATAATGCCCATATCCTAGTCGACGACGGCTCCTTCTCCATTCTACCCGATGCCAACTATGCCAACGAAAAAGAGTTGATCCGCCTACCGTCGATCAGTACCCGCTATGGATATACCACCGACCGGGCCTTTAAGGACATCCGTCCTACCCCCGCCTGGTTGCTGGGCAATGCCCCGGCGGGCAGCGGATGGGGGTTCGATCTGGGTATGGTGTATGAGTATCGGCCGAGCATACAACGGTACACGTATACGGAGAGAGGCGTGCGCCGGCGCGACGGAAGCAAGAACAAGTACCTCTACCGCCTGTCGGTCGCGCTAACCGATGTGGGAAGTGTCCGCTTTAAGAATCCAAATTATGTCAGTGCCTTTCAGGCTGATACGTCCAACCGTACCCTACGGTACGCCCGCTTTCAGAAACTGAAAGGTACCGAAGGCTTCTTCAATGCCGTGAACCAGTCCCTGGGGGTCGATCCCAACGCTCGCACCACGTCCTTTCGTTCGGTCTTGCCAATGGCCTTGCAGACCAGTCTGGACTACCAGATCCAACCCAATGTGTACGTGAACGCGCTTTGGGTGCAGAATCTGGTTTCGGCCAAAGCTTTCGGCATGAAAGGCGAGTCGGTGCTGGCCATCACGCCGCGCTACGAACACCGCTGGTACGAAGTATCGGTACCCCTATCGGTGATGAACCGGTACGGCTCGCTGGGAATTGGCCTGGCTGGCCGCGTAGGACCCGTATGGTTCGGCACCGATCACCTCACGGGGCTACTCAACATTGGCAAGCCCAAAACCTTCAACCTGTACGCAGGCGTGTCGGCGGGGCTATTCCGCAGGCCGCCCCGCTCGCCCAATGCCTGTTTCCTGCCCGACGGCGAAACGTTCTGGCAGCGACTGTTTCGGAAGCGATATTAA
- a CDS encoding DEAD/DEAH box helicase yields MSFESLNLEAPLLKAVQEEGYTTPTPIQAQAIPLVLRGNDLLGCAQTGTGKTAAFAIPILQLLNHDKPFDRRKKIRSLIVTPTRELAIQIEESFKAYGRHTGLTCAVIFGGVGQTPQTKALQRGVDILVATPGRLLDLMNQGFVSLKDVEIFVLDEADRMLDMGFIHDVKKLLAVLPRKRQSLFFSATMPPEIVKLADSILQNPSKVEVTPVSSTADTVSQFLYFVDKGNKNALLLHVLNDPKIKTALVFTRTKHGADKVVKMLVKHDIKAEAIHGNKAQNARQRALANFKAQTTRVLVATDIAARGIDVDDLEYVINFEIPNIAETYVHRIGRTGRAGANGTALSFCDAEEKTDLKGIEKLIGKKIPVIDGHPYPLMDHNPEPAPKQQRGPRPDRRKPSPEKSKRNWQSKSRYERG; encoded by the coding sequence ATGTCGTTTGAATCATTAAATCTCGAAGCTCCGCTTCTCAAAGCCGTCCAGGAAGAAGGCTATACTACCCCTACCCCCATTCAAGCCCAGGCTATTCCGTTGGTATTACGGGGAAACGACCTCCTGGGTTGCGCCCAGACGGGTACTGGAAAAACCGCCGCCTTTGCCATCCCCATTCTACAATTACTGAACCACGATAAGCCTTTTGACCGCCGGAAAAAGATCAGGAGCCTGATCGTGACGCCTACCCGCGAGCTCGCGATCCAGATCGAAGAAAGCTTCAAAGCCTACGGTCGGCATACCGGGCTTACGTGCGCGGTCATTTTTGGAGGAGTCGGACAGACTCCCCAGACCAAAGCGTTGCAACGCGGGGTGGATATCCTCGTAGCGACGCCAGGTCGGCTGCTGGATTTGATGAACCAGGGTTTTGTTTCGTTAAAGGACGTTGAAATCTTTGTGCTGGACGAAGCCGACCGCATGCTGGACATGGGTTTTATTCATGATGTCAAAAAACTTCTGGCCGTATTGCCCCGCAAGCGGCAGTCGCTCTTTTTCTCCGCCACGATGCCCCCCGAGATCGTCAAACTAGCCGACTCGATCCTGCAAAATCCGAGTAAGGTAGAGGTGACGCCGGTATCTTCCACAGCCGATACGGTGAGTCAGTTTCTGTATTTTGTGGATAAAGGAAATAAAAACGCCCTGCTGCTGCATGTGCTGAATGATCCTAAAATCAAGACCGCCCTGGTTTTTACCCGCACGAAGCACGGAGCGGATAAAGTAGTGAAGATGCTGGTGAAGCATGACATAAAAGCCGAGGCAATCCACGGCAACAAAGCCCAAAATGCCCGGCAGCGTGCGCTGGCCAATTTCAAGGCGCAAACTACACGGGTGCTGGTAGCTACGGATATCGCTGCGCGGGGAATCGACGTGGATGATCTTGAGTACGTAATCAATTTCGAAATTCCCAACATCGCCGAAACGTACGTCCACCGCATCGGGCGTACCGGTCGGGCTGGTGCGAACGGCACAGCCCTGTCGTTTTGTGATGCCGAGGAAAAAACGGATTTAAAAGGAATTGAAAAATTGATCGGTAAAAAAATTCCGGTTATCGACGGGCATCCTTACCCTTTGATGGATCATAATCCCGAGCCTGCCCCCAAGCAGCAGCGTGGCCCCCGACCCGACCGCCGGAAGCCTTCACCCGAAAAGTCCAAGCGCAATTGGCAAAGTAAGTCGCGGTACGAAAGAGGATAG
- the msrB gene encoding peptide-methionine (R)-S-oxide reductase MsrB, translated as MKTLRMLTLFSTFFGIFSCTQAQKKTDEADAQPRQVQKTDAEWKKELTPEQYNVLRKEGTERPFSSPLNANKKKGIYVCAACQTPLFSSEAKFESGTGWPSFYKPLYAKNVDEKTDRSLGMARTEVLCHVCGGHLGHVFDDGPKPTGLRYCMNGVALNFKPKE; from the coding sequence ATGAAAACACTGCGAATGCTTACCCTATTCAGTACCTTTTTCGGAATTTTCTCCTGTACTCAGGCGCAGAAAAAAACGGATGAAGCCGACGCCCAGCCCCGCCAGGTTCAGAAAACGGACGCTGAATGGAAAAAAGAACTGACTCCCGAGCAATATAATGTTCTCCGCAAGGAAGGTACCGAGCGGCCTTTTTCCAGCCCGCTCAATGCCAATAAAAAAAAGGGAATCTATGTGTGCGCCGCCTGCCAAACACCGCTGTTTAGCTCGGAAGCCAAATTTGAGTCCGGTACCGGCTGGCCTAGCTTTTATAAACCACTCTATGCCAAGAATGTAGACGAGAAAACCGACCGTTCGCTCGGGATGGCGCGTACTGAAGTACTGTGTCATGTCTGCGGCGGACACCTGGGCCACGTATTCGACGATGGTCCTAAACCGACTGGACTGCGCTACTGCATGAATGGAGTGGCCCTAAACTTTAAGCCGAAAGAATAA
- a CDS encoding penicillin-binding protein 1A — protein sequence MEAIKAFFNKINHAYQLAGNRLTEYLRAAFYSLSVKLFGQPRTDSFLTAIRTRYRSVHNYFSSYIDRHSAYYKPIAILWKTAVWGFLAVVFYIFCVETNFLWLMGSMPSVEDLQNPKISQSSEIYTADGVMIGKFYTENRTPVPYDKISPNLVNALIATEDARFYDHSGIDLRAMAGVAAGILTGETDRGGGSTVTQQLAKKLFKTRRRSARGLLSAIPGVSTLVYKTKEWLTAIKLERNFTKEEILTMYFNTVDYGNNTYGINTATQSYYSKSPDSLNVQEAAVLVGLQKATTTYNPIRNKERSLERRNVVLAQMAKYNFLTEAEADSISKLPIELKLKFETPYDGNANYFKNAVVDYVKKWGDENGYDLYTDGLKIYTTIDSRMQEYAERSLEEKMKKLQETFESHWGKQNPWRDENGKEIPNFLEDVIKRTSRYKSLATRFPNQPDSVDFYLNKRDTMTVYDWKTGGAMVKYWSSMDSLNYYKRIMRAGMMAMHPQTGQIKAWVGGLDYNFFKYDHVKQAKRQPGSTFKPFVYTAAIDDTTYDMTPCDRIVDKPYTKEVLIDGKMQNWSPKNSTGYFTYANMTLRRALAQSVNSITVQLTEKVGPKDVVRYAKKMGISTPLRAEMGIGLGIFDVSLYDMVAAYCVFVNSGTYTTPVLVTRIEDQRGNVIEEFVPERHQAIRPESAFLMRHMLKGGIEEPGGTSRALYNFQVGLNQRNEIGGKTGTTSNNSDGWYMCITRDLVLGAWVGGDDRSIHFRSTDLGQGSRMALPLVGSFLEKVYKDKSVGVEPGPFTPPLVKIDKEYQCTYVVEEADTLEFEPEEDVFLPDEVGAPIGPPPPPPPLPATDTTKKNQ from the coding sequence ATGGAAGCTATCAAGGCTTTTTTCAATAAAATCAACCACGCATACCAGCTCGCGGGGAACCGACTGACCGAGTATCTCCGGGCCGCTTTTTACTCGCTCTCCGTCAAGCTGTTTGGCCAGCCACGTACCGATTCCTTCCTGACAGCTATCCGCACCCGTTATCGGTCCGTTCACAACTACTTTTCCAGCTATATCGACCGGCACTCGGCTTATTATAAGCCCATTGCGATACTTTGGAAAACCGCAGTCTGGGGCTTTCTGGCCGTTGTTTTTTACATTTTTTGCGTCGAAACCAACTTCTTGTGGCTGATGGGCAGCATGCCCAGTGTGGAGGACCTGCAGAACCCCAAGATATCCCAGTCGTCGGAAATTTATACTGCCGATGGCGTGATGATCGGCAAGTTTTATACCGAAAACCGGACGCCCGTACCCTATGACAAAATCTCCCCCAACCTGGTCAACGCCCTGATTGCGACCGAGGACGCACGGTTTTATGACCACTCAGGCATCGACCTGCGCGCCATGGCGGGGGTAGCAGCGGGTATCCTCACCGGCGAAACCGACCGGGGCGGTGGTAGCACCGTTACGCAGCAGCTGGCGAAGAAACTCTTCAAGACCCGCCGCCGCTCGGCCCGGGGACTACTAAGTGCCATTCCAGGCGTCAGTACGTTAGTGTATAAAACCAAGGAATGGCTAACAGCTATCAAACTGGAGCGCAATTTCACGAAGGAAGAAATTCTGACGATGTATTTCAATACGGTAGACTACGGCAACAATACGTACGGAATCAATACCGCTACGCAGTCGTATTACAGCAAATCGCCCGATAGCCTCAATGTGCAGGAAGCGGCCGTGCTGGTGGGTCTGCAAAAAGCTACCACCACCTACAATCCCATTCGCAACAAAGAGCGTTCGCTCGAGCGCCGCAATGTGGTGCTAGCGCAGATGGCCAAATACAACTTCCTCACTGAGGCTGAGGCCGACTCCATTAGCAAACTGCCGATTGAGCTGAAACTGAAATTTGAAACGCCCTACGACGGCAACGCCAATTACTTCAAGAATGCGGTGGTGGACTACGTCAAAAAATGGGGCGACGAAAACGGCTATGATCTCTACACCGACGGCCTGAAAATCTACACGACGATCGATTCCAGAATGCAGGAATACGCCGAACGTTCGCTGGAGGAAAAAATGAAAAAACTACAGGAAACCTTCGAAAGCCATTGGGGAAAACAGAATCCCTGGCGCGATGAAAACGGCAAGGAGATTCCCAACTTCCTGGAAGATGTCATCAAGCGTACAAGCCGCTACAAGTCGTTGGCTACCCGGTTCCCTAATCAGCCGGACTCCGTGGACTTCTATCTGAATAAAAGAGACACCATGACAGTCTACGACTGGAAAACGGGTGGCGCGATGGTCAAATACTGGAGTTCCATGGATTCGCTGAATTACTACAAGCGGATCATGCGGGCGGGCATGATGGCCATGCACCCCCAAACCGGCCAGATCAAGGCCTGGGTGGGGGGCCTGGATTATAATTTCTTCAAGTACGACCACGTGAAGCAGGCCAAGCGCCAACCCGGCTCCACGTTCAAGCCTTTTGTGTACACAGCGGCCATTGACGACACGACCTATGACATGACTCCCTGCGACCGGATTGTGGACAAACCCTACACGAAGGAAGTCCTGATCGACGGCAAAATGCAGAACTGGTCGCCCAAAAACTCCACGGGCTATTTTACCTATGCCAATATGACCCTACGCCGGGCTCTGGCGCAGTCGGTCAATTCCATTACGGTACAACTCACCGAAAAGGTAGGTCCCAAGGATGTGGTACGTTATGCCAAGAAAATGGGGATAAGTACCCCCCTGCGGGCCGAAATGGGCATCGGGCTGGGCATATTCGACGTGTCGCTCTACGATATGGTGGCGGCCTACTGCGTATTTGTCAACTCGGGTACCTATACTACACCCGTACTGGTGACCCGCATCGAAGACCAGCGCGGCAATGTTATCGAGGAATTTGTGCCCGAGCGGCACCAGGCCATCCGGCCCGAGTCCGCTTTCCTGATGCGGCACATGCTCAAGGGCGGCATCGAAGAACCGGGGGGTACCTCGCGGGCTTTGTATAACTTTCAGGTAGGGCTAAACCAGCGCAACGAAATCGGCGGCAAAACCGGCACCACCTCCAACAACTCCGACGGCTGGTACATGTGCATCACCCGCGACCTGGTGCTGGGTGCCTGGGTGGGCGGCGACGACCGCTCGATCCACTTCCGCAGTACCGATCTGGGGCAGGGCTCGCGCATGGCGCTCCCGCTGGTGGGTAGCTTCCTGGAAAAGGTTTATAAGGACAAATCCGTGGGCGTGGAACCGGGGCCCTTTACCCCGCCCTTGGTCAAAATCGATAAGGAATACCAATGTACCTATGTCGTTGAGGAAGCGGACACGCTGGAATTTGAACCCGAAGAAGATGTTTTTCTACCCGATGAGGTAGGTGCGCCCATTGGACCACCGCCGCCGCCGCCACCTTTGCCCGCTACGGATACCACCAAAAAAAATCAATAG
- a CDS encoding LysR family transcriptional regulator: MLDFRLLVFYTVAKKLSFTKAAAELFITQPAVSRHIQELEQQVGMALFERSGKQISLTPAGEVALRHAEIIQANYRQLEYDLNALKGKRAGGLHIGASSTVAQYVLPPVLAHFHEKYADVAISLISGNTEHIEQALLNKDIEVGIVEGRTHLHELHYEPFLEDEIVLIAKVDHPLAQRDEVTLEELKTYPMVLRERGSGTLEVIEYALKEQGIKLADLNVAMYLGSTESIKSYLFHSNGLAFISVYAVENELRSGTIRIIDVKDLTISRFLYTIQRQGDTEPLADSFLRFARRYYNQS; encoded by the coding sequence ATGCTCGACTTCCGCCTGCTTGTCTTTTACACCGTTGCCAAAAAACTGAGTTTTACCAAAGCTGCCGCCGAACTTTTCATTACACAGCCCGCCGTTTCGCGTCACATCCAGGAATTGGAGCAGCAGGTAGGTATGGCGCTGTTTGAGCGCTCGGGCAAGCAGATCAGCCTCACACCCGCCGGAGAGGTAGCCCTGCGCCACGCCGAAATCATCCAGGCCAACTACCGCCAGCTCGAATACGACCTGAACGCGCTCAAAGGAAAACGCGCAGGCGGCCTCCATATCGGGGCCAGTTCTACCGTAGCCCAGTATGTACTTCCTCCGGTGCTGGCCCACTTTCACGAAAAATACGCCGACGTGGCGATTTCGCTCATCAGTGGCAATACCGAACATATCGAACAGGCCCTGCTCAACAAAGACATCGAGGTAGGTATCGTGGAAGGACGGACGCATCTGCACGAACTACATTACGAGCCTTTCCTGGAAGACGAGATTGTCCTGATTGCCAAGGTCGATCATCCGCTGGCCCAGCGCGACGAGGTTACGCTCGAGGAGTTAAAGACCTACCCCATGGTCCTGCGCGAACGAGGCTCGGGTACCCTGGAAGTGATCGAGTACGCGCTGAAAGAACAGGGAATCAAGCTGGCCGACCTGAACGTAGCGATGTACCTAGGCAGCACCGAAAGCATCAAATCTTACCTTTTTCATTCCAATGGTCTGGCTTTCATTTCGGTGTATGCCGTGGAGAATGAACTTCGCAGCGGTACGATCCGGATCATCGACGTCAAAGACCTGACCATTTCCCGCTTTCTCTATACCATTCAACGACAGGGCGACACCGAACCCCTGGCCGACTCGTTTCTGCGCTTCGCCCGTCGATACTATAACCAAAGCTAA
- a CDS encoding NAD(P)/FAD-dependent oxidoreductase — MITTDLCIIGAGPVGLFAVFEAGLLKMRCHLIDALPQVGGQLSEIYPQKPIYDIPGYPEVKAQELVDNLMKQIEAFKPTFSLGERVELLDKQPDGSFIVGTNEGTLVHCQVVVIAGGLGCFEPRKPEIANLEQFEGKGVGYMVKNPELLRDRRVVLAGGGDSALDWTLYLANIAKEVTLVHRSDSFRGAPDSAEKVFDLASQGKINLILNSNISTISGNGVLKEVTVVNKDKSQHTFAADNLIALFGLTPKLGPIADWKLAIEKSAIRVDTVDYSTNVERIYAIGDINTYPGKLKLILCGFHEAALMCQSAFKYVFPSQKLSFKYTTVNGVPTF; from the coding sequence ATGATCACCACTGATCTTTGCATCATCGGCGCCGGGCCGGTCGGTCTGTTCGCCGTATTTGAAGCCGGACTACTCAAGATGCGCTGCCACCTCATCGATGCTCTGCCGCAGGTAGGCGGACAGCTTTCGGAAATATATCCCCAAAAACCCATTTACGACATTCCAGGGTACCCCGAAGTAAAAGCCCAGGAACTCGTGGATAATCTGATGAAACAGATTGAAGCCTTCAAGCCTACCTTCAGCCTGGGCGAGCGGGTGGAGCTGCTGGACAAACAGCCGGATGGCTCGTTCATCGTTGGTACCAACGAGGGTACCCTGGTACACTGCCAGGTGGTGGTGATTGCGGGAGGACTCGGCTGCTTCGAACCCCGCAAACCCGAGATCGCCAACCTGGAACAATTTGAAGGAAAAGGCGTGGGGTACATGGTAAAAAATCCCGAACTGCTGCGCGACCGGCGGGTGGTACTGGCGGGCGGCGGTGACTCCGCCCTGGATTGGACCCTCTATCTGGCCAATATAGCCAAAGAGGTGACCCTGGTACACCGCAGCGATTCGTTCCGGGGTGCACCCGACTCGGCCGAGAAAGTGTTCGATCTGGCCAGTCAGGGAAAAATAAACCTGATTCTGAATTCCAACATTAGTACCATCAGTGGCAACGGGGTACTCAAAGAAGTAACGGTAGTCAATAAAGATAAGAGTCAGCATACCTTCGCGGCCGACAACCTCATTGCTCTCTTCGGACTTACTCCCAAGCTAGGCCCCATCGCCGACTGGAAACTGGCGATAGAAAAATCGGCCATTCGGGTCGATACCGTGGATTATAGCACCAACGTGGAGCGCATCTACGCCATCGGCGACATTAACACCTACCCCGGCAAGCTCAAACTCATTCTGTGCGGCTTCCACGAAGCGGCCCTCATGTGTCAGAGTGCTTTCAAGTACGTGTTTCCCAGCCAGAAACTGAGTTTCAAATACACAACCGTCAACGGGGTACCTACCTTTTAG
- a CDS encoding 2Fe-2S iron-sulfur cluster-binding protein, which translates to MINFVVEDRDGSQKTVEVPEGIGLNLMEVLKASEYDILATCGGMALCATCHVRVLEGHDQLPPVSDAELDILDTLPTAHDDSRLACQLRVDECLEGTLFRIASEANS; encoded by the coding sequence ATGATCAATTTCGTAGTAGAAGACCGCGACGGCTCCCAAAAAACCGTGGAGGTACCCGAGGGCATCGGACTCAATCTGATGGAGGTATTGAAAGCATCTGAATACGATATCCTCGCCACCTGTGGCGGCATGGCCTTGTGCGCCACGTGCCATGTACGGGTGCTGGAAGGCCATGACCAGCTGCCTCCCGTGAGCGATGCCGAACTCGACATACTGGACACCCTACCCACCGCCCACGACGACAGTCGGCTGGCCTGCCAGTTGCGGGTGGATGAATGTCTGGAGGGTACCTTGTTCAGAATTGCCAGCGAGGCGAATAGCTGA